From Actinosynnema mirum DSM 43827, a single genomic window includes:
- a CDS encoding type VII secretion target, with amino-acid sequence MSAGGYAAVPEELRAHGSHLEGLVDRLAAVAAKAGDTAMPGDAYGSLCSFLPKAVTPLGDQVGEVLTAATEGVSASAAGVRGTAADYEDNETIDPFTRLVNGSLDGGR; translated from the coding sequence ATGAGCGCAGGCGGTTACGCGGCCGTACCCGAGGAGCTGAGAGCGCACGGCAGCCACCTCGAGGGCTTGGTGGACCGGCTGGCCGCCGTCGCGGCCAAGGCCGGTGACACGGCCATGCCCGGCGATGCTTACGGTTCGCTGTGCTCGTTCCTCCCGAAGGCTGTCACCCCACTGGGTGACCAGGTGGGCGAGGTGCTGACCGCGGCGACTGAGGGCGTGTCCGCGTCGGCGGCGGGCGTGCGCGGCACTGCGGCGGACTACGAGGACAACGAGACGATCGATCCGTTCACCCGGCTCGTCAACGGCTCCCTGGACGGTGGCCGATGA
- a CDS encoding YbaB/EbfC family nucleoid-associated protein: MTSFGSGYGSSTGGSGAPGGNQPDGGGAFASPTTSNSGAADVDMFAGDHYADSFGDADNFSAAAAAMGGGGLAGAGMAHTAFNGDADGAEDRMAEWSRALSDKADRYREAGQRTEELRLSAVSPDGAVQVVVKADGSLVDLQFGDRARTIPLEHLAVVVMETVRQAQATIADEVSDVMSRTLGDEDQQTRDMVLGNLRSRFAATDDLNDFHDARATNTTAQADDDDRNDPW, translated from the coding sequence ATGACCAGCTTCGGCTCCGGTTACGGCTCGTCCACCGGCGGTTCCGGCGCGCCCGGCGGCAACCAGCCGGACGGCGGCGGCGCGTTCGCCAGCCCGACCACGTCGAACTCCGGCGCGGCCGACGTCGACATGTTCGCGGGCGACCACTACGCCGACTCGTTCGGCGACGCCGACAACTTCAGCGCAGCCGCCGCGGCCATGGGCGGCGGGGGCCTGGCGGGCGCGGGCATGGCGCACACGGCGTTCAACGGCGACGCGGACGGCGCCGAGGACCGCATGGCCGAGTGGTCGCGCGCCCTGTCCGACAAGGCCGACCGCTACCGCGAGGCGGGTCAGCGCACGGAGGAGTTGCGCCTGAGCGCGGTCAGCCCGGACGGCGCCGTGCAGGTCGTGGTGAAGGCCGACGGCAGCCTCGTGGACCTCCAGTTCGGCGACCGCGCCCGCACCATCCCCCTGGAGCACCTGGCCGTGGTCGTCATGGAGACGGTCAGGCAGGCCCAGGCCACCATCGCCGACGAGGTCTCCGACGTCATGTCGCGCACCCTCGGCGACGAGGACCAGCAGACCAGGGACATGGTGCTGGGCAACCTGCGCTCCCGCTTCGCCGCGACGGACGACCTCAACGACTTCCACGACGCACGCGCCACCAACACCACGGCCCAAGCCGATGACGACGACAGGAACGACCCGTGGTGA
- a CDS encoding RHS repeat-associated core domain-containing protein has product MVDTGLTESATELRASLTNGSWLGDAPSAGQDDLPSLGEVSDPFKPLSQAGVEWLVEHVAPLQRALDELRGDPATVTAQAETWSAVATELATIASDLVAAVAADTTAWTGEAADNYRVRAEQTAALLTAASQGAHGASGGLRKAGELVGAVRGLVRDVIADAVDNLVKVALQIVGTGGVAAPWTIPQISQTVAATAARITALTSKLLDALRRLTPLLTQTGDLFGEATTALRTLQTATAPIPSTTLAAAAPLPPQSPEPSQAAGPSQSSGAPQTAVTADQQSGMSQPGTPGTNSDTHGGSNTDNPGAALQPGAADLDTPRTGTASLGTAEPDAFRSGAPSPSTADTTNPSGASTVPQAAAAQTAPVQASGAMQSSVAQPWLQSADQSLEQPVPQQAVQAEATPDLTQSTGATSAWPPSPAESVWTLPPSDPPVTQVYAEAFAWPTPSADAPTATSAAETQWPPMSTQPPSPTSTGADAFAWPPGQADGMTSAVGTPVAEAGWPRAEGTTTTSSADLATAPRADLPITTRPEVPAGVPASSASDPVGQQAAPQAAGSRQGTTHPDAAKQAQVKREEKRGELPAFDAPTLLSGSSAHSGIQPPAPPVTTTGSAASFEPAASQHPPVEPPTLRIAVSSRATTKNETTDLGASGGSPSVAPLSGESVPDVPGTDSVAASAENSASPLGGTSTAGVSEGAEPTARVSRTSLPLVEPAGESPAAALTARVSRSELQLAAEPDSGPAAVPENPAPAPSAPAGRTIAGEAASPKGAHDNPFANRPTHGDPIDVTTGWVVLPQTDVDLASTLPLLLTRTHVSHYRLGRSFGPTWACSADQRLEVDPEGVALAVEDGTLLLYPHPADNAEALPESGPRWPLVRTATGGYAVHRADRDQILHFAPGPDRERLLAAITDADGRCVQFRRDERGALVEVAHSGGYRVLVDTEDGLITAYRLAGAGTEVLLGEFRYDERRNLVAAVNSSGLPLRFEYDDLGRVARYEDRNGMWYRYAYDDEDRCTAAEGAGGYLSCRLDHAPGLTTVTDSLGNTTTYQVNERYQVVCETDPTGARTVSEWDAHHRLLSRTRPLGLRTAYRYDDRGDLVEAVLPDGSRLRTEHDGTGRPVVITDPDGAVWRREYGPNGALIAVVDPMGARTTCTYDEGGDLVEVTDASGATTHYEVNSLGLVESVTDPMGGTTRYEYDELGRRAVVIDPAGGRTRFTWTPEGGLAGRVDPDGARSVLRRDGEGNLREHTDATGAVTTIEVGPFDLPVAEVRPDGSRLEFRYDTELRPVAVVNEHGQEWRYTYDSRGHLVSEVDFDQRITTYVWDQAGRLHGHANERGESVMLDLDPRDRVVAVHTAQGRTDLAYDPVGRLLRAKGPDADLVFTYDPCGRVLSESVDGRVLESRYDVLGRRVTRRTPSGALSVWAYDLLGRPTALRAAGRTTRFSFDAAGREVERRVDDGVLVAQVWDEVDRLRSQTVVTGLRSTTPALAQRRTYGYRPDGKLVSVYDQVTGGQVLDLDEVGRVLAVRGPSGTEVYQYDRTGNVVHAHWSGSEPGAGPREHDLMRVTRAGDLAFTYDEAGRTSSRSVQRPDGGVDTWEFEWSAQDRLLSARTPNGSLWRYGYDALGRRVWKKRMADDGVTPVERVDLMWDGAAPAEQFTGAESLVWDHAPSTGHVVTQTERSRVLAGTRSLPPQGAAAQQATTGPAGAVGSAGSAQGQPNYAARLGQGSRSGEGDQVERLELRGEGDHFGQGNHPHPDQGNHPHPDQGDDPGQGSHVNRTGHADQAGHADQAGHADQAGHVDQVGHADQGGYADQGGRVDQSGHGGQAGRVDHGGRTEQVSRAELIGGVERSRHGEPGGRVEQQGVRAEQGVARGELGEAGGQWVDRRFLAVVTDLVGAPADLVDPDIGSILPKRPATLWGVSSGHSWTPLRFPGQHHDAETGLHYNVHRYYDPATGRYLTRDPLGLAPAANPWTYADNPTAAVDPVGLVPCSPLSGRAVSGYLSGWAPPVGRFGAASPERLLPSASTPFPQRGYGVGEVGRTHPAHAELGPWHSRAGNSRAGNSRAGNSRVGNSRVGQSVTGRSWAGIPGASTPDMGEPSVVAAPMAGTCGSRLQELADRHQRDLYGDTTSSGNHRSGDER; this is encoded by the coding sequence GTGGTGGACACGGGGCTGACCGAGTCGGCGACCGAGCTGAGGGCCTCCCTCACGAACGGCTCCTGGCTCGGTGACGCCCCCAGCGCGGGCCAGGACGACCTGCCTTCGCTGGGTGAGGTCTCGGACCCGTTCAAGCCCCTCTCGCAAGCGGGCGTGGAGTGGTTGGTCGAGCACGTCGCCCCGCTCCAGCGCGCGCTCGACGAACTGCGCGGCGACCCCGCCACCGTGACCGCGCAGGCCGAGACGTGGAGCGCCGTCGCGACGGAGCTGGCCACCATCGCGAGCGACCTGGTCGCCGCCGTCGCCGCCGACACCACCGCGTGGACCGGTGAAGCGGCCGACAACTACCGCGTCCGCGCCGAGCAGACCGCGGCACTGCTCACCGCCGCCAGCCAGGGTGCCCACGGCGCGTCAGGTGGTCTGCGCAAGGCAGGTGAACTGGTCGGCGCGGTCCGCGGCCTGGTCCGCGACGTCATCGCCGACGCGGTGGACAACCTGGTCAAGGTCGCCCTCCAGATCGTGGGCACCGGGGGAGTGGCGGCCCCGTGGACGATCCCGCAGATCTCCCAGACCGTGGCCGCCACGGCCGCCCGCATCACCGCGCTGACCTCGAAGCTGCTCGACGCCCTCCGCAGGCTCACCCCGCTGCTCACGCAGACCGGCGACCTGTTCGGCGAGGCGACGACCGCCCTGCGCACCCTGCAGACCGCCACAGCCCCCATCCCGTCCACCACCCTGGCCGCTGCGGCGCCACTGCCCCCGCAGTCACCCGAGCCCAGCCAGGCAGCCGGGCCCAGCCAGTCGTCCGGTGCACCTCAGACGGCCGTGACCGCAGACCAGCAGTCCGGCATGTCCCAGCCCGGAACGCCCGGCACCAACAGCGACACCCACGGTGGCAGCAACACCGACAATCCCGGCGCAGCCCTCCAGCCAGGCGCCGCCGACCTGGACACGCCCAGGACTGGCACCGCCTCACTCGGCACAGCCGAACCCGACGCGTTCCGGTCGGGCGCGCCCTCCCCGAGCACCGCCGACACGACCAACCCCAGCGGGGCCTCCACCGTTCCGCAAGCTGCCGCAGCGCAGACGGCACCCGTGCAGGCCAGTGGCGCGATGCAGTCCAGCGTGGCCCAGCCCTGGCTCCAGTCCGCTGACCAGTCCCTTGAGCAGCCCGTTCCGCAGCAGGCGGTCCAGGCTGAAGCGACCCCGGACCTGACGCAGTCGACCGGTGCGACGAGCGCTTGGCCGCCTTCGCCTGCGGAGTCCGTGTGGACCCTGCCGCCGAGCGACCCGCCCGTCACCCAGGTGTATGCCGAGGCCTTCGCCTGGCCCACGCCCTCTGCTGACGCGCCGACCGCCACCTCGGCAGCCGAGACGCAGTGGCCACCGATGAGCACCCAGCCGCCGAGCCCGACGTCCACGGGCGCGGACGCGTTCGCTTGGCCTCCGGGGCAGGCAGACGGCATGACCAGTGCAGTTGGCACCCCGGTTGCCGAGGCGGGCTGGCCCCGTGCCGAGGGCACCACGACCACCTCCAGCGCCGACCTCGCGACGGCTCCCCGCGCGGACCTCCCGATCACCACGCGACCGGAAGTTCCTGCTGGCGTGCCCGCCAGTTCGGCCTCCGACCCCGTTGGCCAGCAGGCGGCACCCCAGGCGGCCGGCAGCCGTCAGGGGACCACGCACCCCGACGCTGCCAAGCAGGCCCAGGTGAAGCGGGAGGAAAAGCGGGGCGAACTGCCCGCGTTCGACGCTCCCACGTTGTTGAGCGGCTCGTCCGCGCACAGCGGTATCCAGCCGCCTGCGCCTCCGGTGACCACGACCGGTTCAGCTGCGAGCTTTGAACCAGCCGCGTCCCAGCATCCGCCGGTTGAACCGCCGACCCTGCGCATCGCGGTTTCCTCGCGCGCTACGACCAAGAACGAGACTACTGACCTTGGCGCCTCTGGTGGGAGTCCCTCGGTAGCGCCCCTTTCGGGGGAATCTGTCCCGGATGTGCCGGGGACCGATTCTGTTGCTGCCAGCGCGGAGAATTCGGCATCGCCGCTTGGCGGGACGTCCACTGCAGGAGTTTCCGAAGGGGCCGAGCCCACGGCTCGGGTGTCGCGCACGTCTCTGCCGTTGGTGGAGCCCGCTGGTGAGTCGCCGGCTGCCGCGCTTACCGCCCGTGTGTCGCGCTCTGAGCTGCAGTTGGCTGCGGAACCCGACTCTGGCCCAGCCGCCGTCCCGGAGAACCCCGCCCCGGCGCCGTCCGCCCCTGCCGGTCGCACGATCGCCGGCGAGGCCGCCTCGCCCAAGGGCGCCCACGACAACCCGTTCGCCAACCGCCCCACCCACGGCGACCCGATCGACGTCACCACCGGCTGGGTCGTCCTCCCGCAGACCGACGTCGACCTGGCCTCCACCCTCCCGCTGCTGCTCACCCGCACCCACGTGTCGCACTACCGCCTCGGCCGCTCCTTCGGTCCCACCTGGGCCTGCAGCGCCGACCAGCGCCTGGAGGTCGACCCCGAGGGCGTCGCGCTCGCGGTCGAGGACGGCACGCTGCTGCTCTACCCCCACCCGGCCGACAACGCCGAGGCGCTCCCCGAGTCGGGGCCCCGCTGGCCGCTGGTGCGCACCGCCACCGGCGGGTACGCCGTGCACCGCGCGGACCGGGACCAGATCCTCCACTTCGCGCCCGGTCCGGATCGGGAGCGGCTCCTCGCCGCCATCACGGACGCGGACGGGCGTTGCGTGCAGTTCCGTCGCGACGAGCGGGGCGCGCTCGTCGAGGTCGCGCACTCCGGCGGGTACCGGGTGCTCGTGGACACCGAGGACGGGCTGATCACCGCGTACCGGCTCGCGGGCGCGGGCACCGAGGTGCTGCTCGGCGAGTTCCGCTACGACGAGCGGCGCAACCTCGTCGCCGCGGTCAACTCCAGCGGGCTGCCGCTGCGGTTCGAGTACGACGACCTCGGCCGCGTCGCGCGGTACGAGGACCGCAACGGCATGTGGTACCGGTACGCCTACGACGACGAGGACCGGTGCACGGCGGCCGAGGGCGCGGGCGGGTACCTGTCGTGCAGGCTCGACCACGCGCCCGGACTGACCACGGTCACCGACTCGCTCGGCAACACCACGACCTACCAGGTCAACGAGCGGTACCAGGTGGTGTGCGAGACCGACCCGACCGGCGCGCGCACGGTCAGCGAGTGGGACGCGCACCACCGGCTGCTCTCGCGCACCCGACCGCTCGGGCTCAGGACGGCGTACCGCTACGACGACCGCGGCGACCTCGTCGAGGCTGTTCTGCCCGACGGCTCCCGTCTGCGCACCGAGCACGACGGCACGGGCAGGCCCGTGGTCATCACCGACCCGGACGGGGCGGTGTGGCGGCGCGAGTACGGGCCCAATGGCGCGCTCATCGCCGTTGTCGACCCTATGGGCGCGCGCACCACGTGCACCTATGACGAGGGCGGTGACCTGGTCGAGGTCACCGACGCGAGCGGTGCCACGACGCACTACGAGGTGAACTCACTCGGCCTGGTCGAATCGGTCACCGATCCCATGGGCGGCACGACCCGCTACGAGTACGATGAGCTCGGCCGCCGCGCTGTCGTCATCGACCCCGCGGGTGGGCGCACCCGGTTCACCTGGACCCCTGAGGGCGGGCTCGCGGGACGCGTCGACCCCGACGGGGCGCGCTCCGTCCTGCGCCGCGACGGCGAGGGCAACCTGCGGGAGCACACCGACGCCACGGGCGCGGTGACCACGATCGAGGTGGGCCCCTTCGACCTGCCCGTCGCCGAGGTCCGCCCGGACGGCTCGCGGCTGGAGTTCCGCTACGACACCGAGCTGCGCCCGGTCGCCGTCGTCAACGAGCACGGCCAGGAGTGGCGGTACACCTACGACTCCAGGGGCCACCTGGTGTCCGAGGTGGACTTCGACCAGCGCATCACCACCTACGTGTGGGACCAGGCCGGCCGGTTGCACGGGCACGCCAACGAGCGGGGCGAGAGCGTCATGCTCGACCTCGACCCGCGCGACCGCGTCGTCGCCGTGCACACCGCGCAGGGCCGCACCGACCTGGCCTACGACCCGGTCGGCAGGCTGCTGCGCGCGAAGGGACCCGACGCCGACCTGGTCTTCACCTACGACCCGTGCGGGCGGGTGCTCAGCGAGTCGGTCGACGGCCGGGTGCTGGAGTCCCGGTACGACGTGCTGGGGCGCAGGGTCACGCGGCGCACCCCGTCCGGGGCGTTGAGCGTGTGGGCCTACGACCTGCTGGGCCGTCCCACCGCGTTGCGCGCGGCGGGGCGCACCACGCGGTTCAGCTTCGACGCGGCGGGGCGCGAGGTCGAGCGCAGGGTGGACGACGGCGTGCTGGTGGCCCAGGTGTGGGACGAGGTGGACCGGCTGCGCTCGCAGACCGTGGTCACCGGCCTGCGCTCCACCACGCCCGCCCTGGCCCAGCGCCGCACCTACGGCTACCGGCCGGACGGCAAGCTCGTGTCGGTGTACGACCAGGTCACCGGCGGTCAGGTGCTGGACCTGGACGAGGTCGGCCGAGTGCTGGCCGTGCGCGGCCCCTCGGGCACCGAGGTCTACCAGTACGACCGCACCGGGAACGTCGTCCACGCCCACTGGTCCGGCTCCGAACCGGGCGCGGGTCCGCGCGAGCACGACCTCATGCGGGTGACGCGAGCGGGCGACCTGGCCTTCACGTACGACGAGGCGGGCCGCACCTCCAGCCGTTCGGTGCAGCGCCCGGACGGCGGCGTGGACACCTGGGAGTTCGAGTGGTCCGCCCAGGACCGCCTGCTGTCGGCCCGCACCCCGAACGGCTCCCTGTGGCGCTACGGCTACGACGCCCTCGGCCGCCGGGTGTGGAAGAAGCGCATGGCGGACGACGGCGTGACCCCGGTGGAACGCGTCGACCTGATGTGGGACGGCGCGGCTCCGGCGGAGCAGTTCACGGGCGCCGAGTCCCTGGTGTGGGACCACGCCCCGAGCACCGGGCACGTGGTGACCCAGACCGAGCGTTCACGGGTGTTGGCCGGGACGCGGTCCCTGCCTCCGCAGGGTGCTGCGGCGCAGCAGGCGACGACCGGGCCCGCTGGGGCTGTGGGGTCCGCAGGTTCTGCGCAGGGACAGCCCAACTACGCCGCCCGTCTCGGCCAAGGCAGCCGGAGCGGGGAGGGCGATCAGGTCGAGCGCCTCGAGTTGCGAGGCGAGGGCGATCACTTCGGCCAGGGGAACCACCCCCACCCCGACCAGGGGAACCACCCCCACCCCGACCAGGGGGACGACCCTGGCCAGGGCAGCCACGTCAACCGGACTGGACACGCCGATCAGGCTGGACACGCCGATCAGGCTGGACACGCCGATCAGGCTGGGCATGTCGATCAGGTTGGACATGCCGACCAGGGTGGATACGCCGACCAGGGTGGGCGCGTCGACCAGAGCGGACACGGTGGCCAGGCGGGGCGAGTTGATCATGGTGGGCGTACCGAGCAGGTCAGTCGTGCTGAGCTGATCGGTGGTGTCGAGCGTTCGAGGCACGGTGAGCCCGGCGGTCGTGTTGAGCAGCAGGGGGTTCGGGCCGAGCAGGGCGTGGCCCGTGGGGAACTGGGGGAAGCGGGCGGTCAGTGGGTTGACCGTCGGTTCCTAGCCGTGGTCACCGATCTGGTTGGTGCGCCTGCGGACCTCGTTGACCCGGACATCGGGTCGATCCTGCCGAAGCGGCCCGCGACCTTGTGGGGGGTGTCCTCCGGGCACTCGTGGACGCCGTTGCGCTTTCCCGGTCAGCACCACGACGCGGAGACCGGTCTGCACTACAACGTGCACCGCTACTACGACCCGGCCACCGGGCGCTACCTGACCAGGGACCCATTGGGGCTGGCTCCTGCGGCCAACCCGTGGACCTACGCGGACAACCCCACGGCTGCGGTCGACCCGGTGGGGCTGGTTCCGTGCTCGCCCCTGTCCGGTCGTGCGGTGAGCGGCTACCTGAGCGGGTGGGCGCCGCCGGTGGGGCGGTTCGGGGCTGCGTCTCCCGAGCGTCTGCTGCCGTCTGCGAGCACGCCGTTTCCGCAGCGCGGGTACGGCGTGGGTGAGGTTGGGCGTACGCATCCGGCGCACGCTGAGCTTGGACCCTGGCATTCAAGGGCCGGTAATTCAAGGGCCGGTAATTCAAGGGCTGGGAATTCACGGGTTGGGAATTCGCGGGTTGGGCAGTCAGTGACCGGGCGGTCGTGGGCGGGCATCCCCGGTGCGAGTACCCCAGATATGGGGGAGCCGTCTGTGGTGGCGGCGCCTATGGCGGGGACCTGCGGGTCGCGTTTGCAGGAACTGGCTGACCGGCACCAGCGTGATCTGTACGGGGACACCACGTCCTCCGGGAACCATCGGAGTGGAGACGAGCGGTAG